A genomic stretch from Corynebacterium sp. 21KM1197 includes:
- a CDS encoding GtrA family protein, producing MLSANLWRFLLVGVFSALCDYGSRAALLWLGVGFAPSRAGSFIVGSTVAYLLNSMVTFSGKRNPAEVLRAGVAYGASFGTAVAVDALCRAFLYSGSWAITAAWVTSQACATTLNYLLQSRWVFRG from the coding sequence ATGTTGAGCGCGAATCTGTGGCGCTTCCTTTTAGTGGGGGTGTTCAGCGCCCTGTGCGATTATGGCTCGCGCGCCGCGCTGTTATGGCTGGGCGTGGGTTTTGCTCCCTCGCGGGCGGGGAGTTTCATCGTGGGCAGTACGGTGGCCTACCTGCTCAATAGCATGGTGACCTTTAGCGGTAAGAGAAACCCGGCCGAGGTGCTGCGCGCCGGGGTTGCCTACGGGGCGAGTTTTGGCACGGCGGTGGCGGTGGACGCGCTGTGCCGGGCCTTTTTATACAGCGGGTCCTGGGCGATCACGGCGGCGTGGGTGACCTCCCAGGCGTGCGCAACGACGTTGAATTATCTGCTGCAATCGCGGTGGGTGTTTCGGGGGTAA